Sequence from the Fulvivirga ligni genome:
AGAGGGAATATTGGTATCGCATAATTTTTCCAGATTAATAATTCGCTTATTTTTAAAGCTGTAAAATGCCTAAAGAATAAGAATGTCTAAATTTTTGGTGTATATAGTGGAAGATGATGAGTGGTACAGAGAACTTCTCGCTCATAACCTTGCCCTCAATCCGGATTACGAAATAAAAAAGTTCGACAGCGCCAAGTCCTTATTAAAGGAGCTAGACAAAAATCCTCATGTAGTCACTTTAGACTATCGCCTGCCTGATATGGAAGGCGAAGCTGTTTTACAGAAAATCAAAGAATTCAATCCTTCCATTGAGGTAATTATAGTTTCTGAGCAGGAAAAGATAGAAACCGCTGTAAACCTGCTTAATCTAGGTGCTTATGACTATATCGTAAAGTCAAAAAACATCAGAGATAAGCTTCTGAATACTGTTAACAATATCAGGAAACAGGCCTCATTACAAGCCCGAGTTGAAAATCTTCAAGAGGAAGTTCAGAAAAAATACAGCTTTGAAAATTCAATTATCGGCAGTAGTGACAGTATCAAGAAAGTCTTCGGCCTTATTGAAAAAGCTGTAAGTAATAATATCAGCGTTACTATCACAGGTGAAACGGGAACCGGAAAAGAATTAGTAGCCAAGGCTATTCATTATAATTCAGCCAGAAAGAAAAATCCGTTTGTGCCTGTCAACGTAGCAGCTATCCCTAAGGAGCTGATTGAAAGTGAACTTTTTGGGCATGAAAAAGGCTCATTTACGGGAGCCAATTATCAAAGGATAGGAAAGTTTGAAGAAGCTGACAAGGGCACTTTATTTTTGGATGAGATCGGTGAGATGGACCTTACCCTTCAAGCCAAGCTACTAAGGGTGCTACAGGAAAAAGAAGTGACCAGAGTAGGTAGCAACAAAACCCTTAAGATCGACTGCCGTATTATTGTAGCTACACATAGAAACCTGCTTCAGGAAGTTAAAAACGGAAAATTCAGAGAAGACCTTTACTTTAGACTCTTCGGGCTTACCATCGATATACCCCCTCTGAGGCAACGAGATAAAGACATTATCATCTTAGCGAAGTATTTCATCGAGAACTTTTGCAGTGAAAATGATAAGGAGGCACCAATATTAAGCAACAAGGCTCAGAAAAAACTCTTGAACTACACCTATCCTGGAAATGTTCGCGAGCTAAAATCTGTAGTGGAGCTCGCTGTGGTTATGTCAAACAGTGGAGAAATTACTGAAGACGATATCAATTTCAGTAATAACGAAGAACTGTACGACCCACCTACGGATGGCCTAACCTTAAAAGAACATACTAATAGAATTATTAAGCTTTATCTCAAAAAGCATAAGGATAATATTAAAGATGCAGCCAAAGAGTTAGACATTGGCTATTCTACTATTTACCGGGTTTTAAAGAATGAAAAACCCGATGATGATGATGATGAATAATTCATTATTCCACCGCACATACCAGGCTTAAAACATTTTCATTTTAACAAAACTTGTCAAAGTGAAAACGTTTTTGGCTTACATCAAAAAATTAAATGCCTGAAAATCAAATAGTTAACTTTATTTTTCATTTTGGCATTTCGTTGGCATTATACATTGCATAATTGACAACGCATGATGTTAAAATGAATGGATGTAGTAAAAAAAGAAATAAAGGTAGCGATAGTTGAGGATGATATTTTCTACGCCGAAGCACTTAAAAAACATGTTGAAAACGAGTTTTCTAAAGGAGCCAACAGTTTAGATCTTAAGATTAACCATTATCTGTCAGCCCAGGAATGTCTTGAACTTACAGATAAGGACGTCGATATCATTTTACTCGACTATTACTTAGAAGATGACGCAGGTGATATTCCGTTTCCAGGCATGACTTTATTGAACGCAATAAAAGATAACTGGAGAAACACTAAAGTGATAATAGTTTCAGGACAAAACAACCAAGACGTTACTATTAAGCTTTTTCAAAGCGGAATATATGAGTACATAACCAAAGACGAAACGACATTTTTCAGACTTTCCGCTACTATGCGGAGGGCAGTAAGGGAAAAAATTTTAGACTCTTACATATAAATCAAAGGGCAATAATGCTCCCAACTGAAAGCATTAATTCAATCAACTAAAACAATTAATTATTTAATATGAAAACGATTAAAAGATATATAGCAGTACTATTAATAGCCCCAGCATTTGTGGCTTGTAATCAAAAGAAGGTAGATGAGTTAACTTCTGCCAATCAATCACTTTCTACAGAAAAGCAAGAGCTTAGTGTAGAGCTTGAAAACTACATGAAAACTTTCAACGAGATTGAAGCTAACTTAAAGGAAATCAAATCTAGAGAGGATAAGATTAACCTAAGTGCAACAGACAATGTAGAATATCAAGAAGGTGATGCTAAGCAAGCTGTAGTAAATGACATCAAAGCAATCAACACATTGATGGCTGAAAACAGAACCAAAATGGATGAATTGCAAAATAAGTTAAATACTAGCAGTGCTGAGTTTAAAAAGATGGTAGCAAATCTTAACTATAGAATTAAGCAAAAAGATGGTGAGATCTCTACTATGAAAGAAGATTTAGAGAAGCTTAATATCGAAAAAGAGCAGTTGACAGAGAATGTAACTAACTTAACTTATACTGTAGATACATTGTCAACTACAAACACCAAGCAGTCTGATTTAATAGCGAACCAAACTAAAACTATCGAGAATCAAACTGAGTCTTTAAACACTGCATACGTGGCAATAGGTACTAAAAAGGACCTTGAAGACGAAGATGTAATTACTAAAGAAGGTGGTGTATTAGGTATAGGATCTACTGAAAAGTTAAAAGCTAATGCGAACAACAAAGCATTTAGTAAAATAGACATCACTAAAACTAACAGTATACCTGTATTTGCTAAAAAATTAGAATTAGTAACTGCACACCCTAAGGATTCTTACGAATTAGCTTGGAATGAAAACGATCAGATTGAAAAACTTGTAATCTTAGACCCAGCTAAATTCTGGAATTCATCTAAATATCTTGTAGTAAAGGTTAACTAAGTCAGTACAAACCTGTTAAATACCATAGAAGGGCTCTTTTCTAAGAGCCCTTCTATTATAGTATGTGTATAATAAATTCCACAATATGCGGTTATTAACACTTAACATGCTTTAATTTTGCTATTAAGGCATTTGCTAAAACTGGCACACTTTTTACAAGTAAAACTAATAATCAAAAATCTTAAAAACTTAACTATGATACACTCTAGATCTGAGAGTAACTCTTCTCACCATTATTCACGCTACATGTTAATGGCTTTAGTAGCATTTCTTATGATGTTTGGTGCCGGCTGTAAGAGTAAAAAGCAAGCAGGAGATATCTCTGATGCTGAAGCAGAAAAGGCAAAAATGGAGCAAGAGGCCAAAGAGAGACAACTTGAAGCAGAAAGAAGAAGAGCCGAAGAAGAAAGACTAGCCAGAGAAAAAGCAAGAGCTGAAGCTGAGGCTGCTGCAGCTGCTAACGCACCTGAAAACCGTCTTAGAAACTACTTCGATGCTATAGCCAATGCTTCTTCTACATCATCAGCAAATAGTAGCATTAACGAA
This genomic interval carries:
- a CDS encoding sigma-54-dependent transcriptional regulator, which gives rise to MSKFLVYIVEDDEWYRELLAHNLALNPDYEIKKFDSAKSLLKELDKNPHVVTLDYRLPDMEGEAVLQKIKEFNPSIEVIIVSEQEKIETAVNLLNLGAYDYIVKSKNIRDKLLNTVNNIRKQASLQARVENLQEEVQKKYSFENSIIGSSDSIKKVFGLIEKAVSNNISVTITGETGTGKELVAKAIHYNSARKKNPFVPVNVAAIPKELIESELFGHEKGSFTGANYQRIGKFEEADKGTLFLDEIGEMDLTLQAKLLRVLQEKEVTRVGSNKTLKIDCRIIVATHRNLLQEVKNGKFREDLYFRLFGLTIDIPPLRQRDKDIIILAKYFIENFCSENDKEAPILSNKAQKKLLNYTYPGNVRELKSVVELAVVMSNSGEITEDDINFSNNEELYDPPTDGLTLKEHTNRIIKLYLKKHKDNIKDAAKELDIGYSTIYRVLKNEKPDDDDDE
- a CDS encoding response regulator; this encodes MDVVKKEIKVAIVEDDIFYAEALKKHVENEFSKGANSLDLKINHYLSAQECLELTDKDVDIILLDYYLEDDAGDIPFPGMTLLNAIKDNWRNTKVIIVSGQNNQDVTIKLFQSGIYEYITKDETTFFRLSATMRRAVREKILDSYI
- a CDS encoding nucleoid-structuring protein H-NS, which codes for MIHSRSESNSSHHYSRYMLMALVAFLMMFGAGCKSKKQAGDISDAEAEKAKMEQEAKERQLEAERRRAEEERLAREKARAEAEAAAAANAPENRLRNYFDAIANASSTSSANSSINEALSLFASPDVPVLIVISQSGSQKDYDKPTTIKEYLNYLKDQKKNMNKISDLQYDASGKIKEVELVK